In Paractinoplanes brasiliensis, the following proteins share a genomic window:
- a CDS encoding caspase family protein, translated as MTRKALLIGSQTNGLTGVANDVEAMAAALEPRGFEITRLVTPAATRDAVLDAYEKLIVDARPDDAYVLYYSGHGGRAQTVDGPDLQFIVPDDYLDSGEDDFRGITGVELSVRLARLTDVALNTTVILDCCHAAHMSRQTGMRVKALLRPPAVKLTYDTIRRHNARMIADGLQIDRRSLISNPHAVRVVACSPSESAWETANRDGVTMGLLTDALSRALRDHRSVRVSWSTLIDAVRRDVQDLQPAQRPEAEGPSARSPFAVDDLEPLNSLPVVPLGPDRVQLLGAPLLGVEPGDEFAIVPAATDTPIGVATVDRVQATSASASLQLTTAGQVVPPDARAHRTRAAAAALPVRLPLGHPAADELTKAVGLRPLLRPEPDAVVAVVADSQGRLTVHDADGPLHRPYPPTSLGIGSIMANLQRIAQATALRRLTGPLVHHVHIEWGRVRDGRKEPLPLGGALLFAYGGERIFVRLRNDGDRAVFVSLIDIGIASRITPLTAADPGGVRLAPGAAYTYGWDEDRARLAGVDLTWPEGADTTVARPETVLALISDGPVDVGVLRQQGVRAVAERHDGKSQLENLLSQIATGATRDLGDAPASRVRYAVVPIDFMVSPTEPPPAETASFLVDDRPELPVRLLSARGAAPGRVVVRIDELIVPSTRALGSTNIRVDTMVLTNAGGGAPACHTGTARFGNVRDGEQLPLDNLLIHHGPAIDFLDIAVWVSRDTAGSPALGTLLEQKLTGPAPRVGLGAAVARAAVLVDAAYELLFEAAGRTVGLYRTSLLAQEQFGLGRHRRHPQDFSFTFTIEGADT; from the coding sequence ATGACGCGAAAAGCCCTCCTGATCGGTTCCCAGACCAACGGCCTGACCGGTGTGGCCAACGACGTCGAGGCGATGGCGGCGGCCCTGGAACCGCGAGGGTTCGAGATCACCCGGCTGGTCACGCCCGCCGCCACCCGCGACGCCGTCCTCGACGCGTACGAGAAGCTGATCGTGGACGCCCGCCCGGACGACGCGTACGTCCTCTACTACAGCGGTCACGGCGGCCGGGCCCAGACCGTGGACGGGCCCGACCTGCAGTTCATCGTCCCCGACGACTACCTCGACTCCGGCGAGGACGACTTCCGCGGCATCACCGGCGTCGAGCTGTCCGTCCGGCTGGCCCGGCTCACCGACGTCGCCCTCAACACCACGGTGATCCTCGACTGCTGCCACGCCGCGCACATGTCCCGGCAGACCGGCATGCGGGTCAAGGCGCTGCTGCGGCCCCCGGCGGTGAAGCTCACCTACGACACGATCCGCCGGCACAACGCCCGGATGATCGCGGACGGCCTTCAGATCGACCGGCGCTCGCTGATCAGCAACCCCCACGCCGTACGGGTCGTCGCCTGCTCCCCGTCCGAATCGGCCTGGGAGACCGCGAACCGCGACGGCGTGACGATGGGGCTGCTCACCGACGCGCTGTCCCGGGCGCTGCGCGACCACCGGAGTGTACGGGTCAGCTGGTCCACGCTGATCGACGCGGTCCGCCGCGACGTGCAGGACCTGCAACCGGCGCAGCGGCCCGAGGCGGAGGGCCCGTCGGCCCGCTCGCCGTTCGCCGTCGACGACCTGGAGCCGTTGAACTCGTTGCCGGTCGTGCCGCTCGGGCCGGACCGGGTGCAACTGCTCGGCGCGCCGCTGCTCGGGGTGGAGCCGGGCGACGAGTTCGCCATCGTGCCGGCCGCCACTGACACCCCGATCGGCGTCGCCACCGTCGACCGGGTGCAGGCGACCTCGGCGAGCGCTTCGCTGCAGCTCACCACGGCCGGGCAGGTTGTGCCGCCCGATGCCCGCGCGCACCGCACCCGGGCGGCCGCCGCCGCCCTGCCCGTACGGCTTCCCCTCGGCCATCCCGCGGCGGACGAGCTCACCAAGGCCGTCGGGTTGCGGCCTCTGCTGCGGCCCGAACCGGACGCGGTTGTCGCGGTGGTCGCCGACTCGCAGGGGCGCCTGACCGTGCACGACGCGGACGGCCCGCTGCACCGGCCCTACCCGCCGACCTCCCTCGGGATCGGCTCGATCATGGCCAACCTCCAGCGCATAGCCCAGGCCACCGCGCTGCGCCGGCTCACCGGGCCCCTTGTGCACCACGTCCACATCGAGTGGGGACGGGTGCGCGACGGCCGGAAGGAGCCGCTGCCGCTCGGCGGGGCACTGCTTTTCGCGTACGGGGGTGAACGCATCTTCGTCCGGCTGCGCAACGACGGCGATCGGGCGGTGTTCGTCTCGCTGATCGACATCGGCATCGCCTCGCGGATCACCCCGCTGACCGCGGCCGACCCCGGTGGCGTCCGGCTCGCGCCGGGGGCGGCCTACACGTACGGGTGGGACGAGGACCGGGCGCGGCTGGCCGGGGTCGACCTGACCTGGCCCGAGGGCGCCGACACCACAGTCGCCCGGCCCGAGACGGTGCTCGCGCTGATCAGCGACGGGCCGGTCGACGTCGGGGTGCTGCGGCAACAGGGCGTACGCGCGGTCGCCGAACGCCACGACGGCAAGTCGCAGCTGGAGAACCTGCTCAGCCAGATCGCCACCGGCGCGACCCGGGACCTCGGCGACGCCCCGGCCTCCCGCGTGCGGTACGCCGTCGTCCCGATCGACTTCATGGTCAGCCCGACCGAGCCGCCACCGGCCGAGACGGCGTCGTTCCTCGTCGACGACCGGCCCGAACTGCCCGTACGCCTGCTGTCGGCGCGCGGCGCCGCACCCGGGCGGGTCGTCGTCCGCATCGACGAACTGATCGTGCCCAGCACCCGGGCCCTGGGCAGCACGAACATCCGGGTCGACACGATGGTCCTGACGAACGCGGGCGGCGGCGCACCCGCCTGCCACACCGGGACGGCCCGGTTCGGCAACGTCCGCGACGGCGAACAACTCCCCCTCGACAACCTGCTGATCCATCACGGCCCGGCGATCGACTTCCTCGACATCGCCGTGTGGGTCTCCCGCGACACCGCCGGCAGCCCCGCCCTCGGCACGCTGCTCGAACAGAAGCTCACCGGCCCGGCCCCGCGGGTGGGCCTGGGCGCGGCGGTTGCCCGGGCGGCGGTGCTGGTCGACGCGGCGTACGAGCTGCTGTTCGAGGCGGCGGGCCGCACCGTCGGGCTGTACCGCACCTCACTGCTCGCCCAGGAACAGTTCGGGCTCGGCCGTCACCGGCGCCACCCCCAGGATTTCTCGTTCACGTTCACGATCGAAGGAGCAGACACATGA
- a CDS encoding ATP-binding protein, with amino-acid sequence MPGFVGRAAEMKLLDRCLAEVRERTARTVLIGGDAGIGKTRLLGRFAATAHESGAHVLTAACEEHFGDPMPYGPLLEILEVFGRDFGEDDEAYRRLVDFFDRRDDHLSGPQQVFVHVRRMLQHVEAPLVLIIEDLHWADPSTLDLVRHLAQCRPEQRRLLLVCSYRSGGLARTEPLWQLLAGANFTRRVERAELEPFTLTELEELLDTGSGPPRPALVERCLTWSEGNPFYAEQLIAAGALDHPENLLLPADLQSVLLARLSGLGDDALRVLRVAAVAGRATSRRLLRRVSGLEAYGLGAAVQECFDRQMLVTGRDEETYRFGHALLREAVYRTTVRDIRVDLHTAMARALADDPSLSLTEGSAAAEMAGHWYQAGRRPEALAAAVRAGEQAMRTYAFTSAAVQFERALQLWPRVAEPERTAGLSHVRLLADAAESARWSGDTGRAMARIEAAVAEAGEERPDLLERQANYLWETGSRREAGRVYREAAGMLDGRPASAVKARVLAAIALARLHAGRYADGKEVADAAMRVAVEAGARAEEGRARNVAGLARGMLGQVTDGVELLRAAITLARQENHIEDLLRAYANLGLILENAGDLREAADAAMAGLAEARRLDIGATTQAMILANNAGVALIMLGEWDEAERILTEGLLDRPPAESVYPRLTLAELRTARGSFDRARELLASIEGLELNGDPRFLGPLHTIRALVALGRGDLPEAQREVARGVAALRDGENSLERLRLCAVGLRCAADQAVTDRAAAMRFGDELAREGFEARPPESTPETDQLLLVCRAERQRLRGAGTAVLWGQVADGWTGLRRPYEAAYARWRQAAAGGGREALLAAHREAVRLGAGPLVADVARLGRRFGIDLADRPYGLTEAELETLRLLCQGLDAAGIARTRRVTPRTAQTQIHRLYQKMGVHTQAQAMAKARADGVFT; translated from the coding sequence ATGCCGGGTTTTGTCGGCCGCGCGGCCGAGATGAAGCTGCTGGACCGGTGCCTGGCCGAGGTGCGCGAACGCACGGCCCGTACGGTGCTGATCGGCGGCGACGCGGGCATCGGCAAGACGCGGCTGCTGGGCCGGTTCGCCGCCACGGCCCACGAGTCGGGGGCGCACGTGCTGACCGCCGCGTGCGAGGAACACTTCGGCGACCCCATGCCGTACGGGCCGCTCCTGGAGATCCTGGAGGTCTTCGGCCGCGACTTCGGCGAGGACGACGAGGCGTACCGGCGGCTGGTCGACTTCTTCGACCGCCGCGACGATCACCTCTCCGGCCCGCAGCAGGTGTTCGTCCACGTCCGGCGGATGCTGCAGCACGTCGAGGCCCCGCTCGTGCTGATCATCGAGGATCTGCACTGGGCCGACCCGTCCACCCTCGACCTCGTGCGGCATCTGGCCCAGTGCCGCCCCGAGCAGCGCCGCCTGCTGCTGGTGTGCAGCTACCGCTCCGGCGGTCTGGCCCGCACCGAGCCGCTGTGGCAGCTGCTGGCCGGCGCGAACTTCACCCGCCGGGTCGAGCGGGCAGAACTGGAGCCGTTCACCCTGACCGAGCTGGAGGAGCTGCTGGACACGGGCTCCGGCCCGCCCCGACCGGCCCTGGTCGAGCGGTGTCTGACCTGGTCGGAGGGGAACCCGTTCTACGCCGAGCAGCTGATCGCGGCGGGCGCGCTGGACCACCCGGAGAACTTGCTGCTCCCGGCCGACCTGCAGTCGGTGCTGCTGGCACGGCTCAGCGGGCTGGGTGACGACGCGTTGCGGGTGCTGCGGGTGGCCGCGGTGGCGGGGCGGGCGACGAGCCGGCGGCTGCTGCGCCGGGTCAGCGGGCTCGAGGCGTACGGGCTGGGCGCGGCTGTGCAGGAGTGCTTCGACCGGCAGATGCTGGTCACCGGGCGCGACGAGGAGACGTACCGCTTCGGGCATGCGCTGCTGCGGGAGGCGGTGTACCGGACGACCGTACGGGACATCCGGGTCGACCTGCACACCGCGATGGCGCGGGCGCTGGCCGACGACCCCAGCCTGAGCCTGACCGAGGGCTCCGCGGCGGCCGAGATGGCCGGCCACTGGTATCAGGCGGGCCGCCGGCCGGAAGCGCTCGCGGCCGCGGTGCGGGCCGGCGAGCAGGCGATGCGCACGTACGCGTTCACGTCGGCGGCGGTGCAGTTCGAGCGGGCGCTGCAGTTGTGGCCGCGGGTTGCCGAACCGGAGCGGACGGCAGGGCTGTCGCACGTGCGGCTGCTGGCCGACGCGGCCGAGTCCGCCCGCTGGTCGGGTGACACCGGGCGGGCCATGGCCCGGATCGAGGCCGCGGTCGCCGAGGCCGGCGAGGAGCGTCCCGACCTGCTGGAGCGGCAGGCCAACTACCTGTGGGAGACGGGCAGCCGGCGCGAGGCGGGCCGGGTCTACCGCGAGGCGGCCGGAATGCTGGACGGGCGGCCGGCGTCGGCGGTCAAGGCCCGGGTGCTGGCGGCCATCGCGCTGGCCCGGCTGCACGCGGGCCGCTACGCCGACGGCAAGGAGGTCGCCGACGCCGCGATGCGGGTGGCCGTCGAGGCCGGGGCACGCGCCGAGGAGGGCCGGGCGCGCAACGTCGCCGGTCTCGCCCGCGGCATGCTCGGCCAGGTCACCGACGGGGTCGAGCTGCTGCGGGCGGCCATCACGCTCGCCCGGCAGGAGAACCACATCGAGGACCTCCTGCGGGCGTACGCGAACCTGGGCCTGATCCTGGAGAACGCCGGCGACCTGCGCGAGGCGGCGGACGCGGCGATGGCCGGGCTGGCCGAGGCGCGCAGGCTCGACATCGGCGCCACCACCCAGGCCATGATCCTGGCCAACAACGCCGGGGTCGCGCTGATCATGCTGGGCGAGTGGGACGAGGCCGAGCGGATCCTCACCGAGGGCCTGCTGGACAGGCCGCCGGCCGAGAGCGTCTATCCACGGCTGACCCTGGCCGAGCTGCGGACCGCCCGCGGCTCCTTCGACCGGGCTCGGGAGTTGCTGGCCTCGATCGAGGGCCTCGAGCTCAACGGCGATCCCCGGTTCCTCGGCCCGCTGCACACCATCCGGGCCCTGGTCGCGCTCGGCCGGGGCGACCTGCCGGAGGCGCAACGGGAGGTGGCCCGCGGCGTGGCGGCCCTGCGCGACGGCGAGAACAGCCTGGAACGGTTGCGGCTGTGCGCGGTCGGGCTGCGCTGCGCGGCCGACCAGGCGGTCACCGATCGCGCGGCGGCCATGCGGTTCGGCGACGAGCTGGCCCGCGAGGGGTTCGAGGCGCGGCCGCCGGAGTCCACGCCGGAGACGGACCAGCTGCTGCTGGTGTGCCGGGCGGAACGGCAGCGGCTGCGGGGCGCCGGCACGGCGGTGCTGTGGGGCCAGGTCGCCGACGGCTGGACCGGGTTGCGGCGGCCCTACGAGGCGGCGTACGCGCGGTGGCGGCAGGCCGCGGCGGGGGGTGGGCGTGAGGCGTTGCTGGCGGCGCACCGGGAGGCCGTACGACTCGGCGCGGGTCCGCTGGTGGCCGACGTGGCGCGGCTGGGCCGGCGGTTCGGCATCGACCTGGCCGACCGGCCGTACGGGCTGACCGAGGCCGAACTCGAGACCCTGCGGCTGCTGTGTCAGGGCCTCGACGCCGCCGGGATCGCCCGGACCCGCCGCGTGACGCCGCGCACCGCCCAGACCCAGATCCACCGCCTTTACCAGAAGATGGGCGTGCACACCCAGGCCCAGGCGATGGCGAAGGCGCGCGCCGACGGCGTCTTCACCTGA